The following proteins are co-located in the Gossypium hirsutum isolate 1008001.06 chromosome A02, Gossypium_hirsutum_v2.1, whole genome shotgun sequence genome:
- the LOC107951736 gene encoding homeobox-leucine zipper protein ATHB-6 encodes MKRSLGSSDSLGALMSICPTTDEHSPRNNHVYSREFQSMLDGLDEEGCLEESGHVAEKKRRLSVDQVKALEKNFEVENKLEPERKVKLAQELGLQPRQVAVWFQNRRARWKTKQLERDYGLLKTSYETLKANYEALQHDNEALLKEIRELQAKQSGESTETESNVSVKEEVIISENTDNKTLEQSEPAADLNYGSVVVGATLFPDMKDGSSDSDSSAILNEDIIINTKTNKDNSPNNAAFSSSGVLELDSQHHLLISSSSSPTSSMDCFNFTKTSYQPHQYVKMEEHNFFTADEACNFFSDEQAPSLHWYSPEQWN; translated from the exons ATGAAGAGGTCACTTGGCAGCTCAGATTCTTTGGGTGCTTTGATGTCTATCTGTCCCACAACAG ATGAACATAGTCCTAGGAACAACCATGTTTACAGCAGGGAGTTTCAGTCGATGTTAGATGGATTAGATGAAGAAGGGTGTTTAGAAGAATCAGGTCATGTTGCTGAGAAGAAGAGAAGATTAAGTGTAGATCAAGTTAAGGCCTTGGAAAAGAATTTCGAGGTTGAAAACAAGCTTGAACCTGAAAGGAAAGTGAAGTTGGCTCAAGAGCTTGGTTTGCAACCAAGACAAGTAGCTGTCTGGTTCCAAAACCGACGTGCTAGGTGGAAGACCAAGCAATTGGAAAGGGATTATGGCCTTCTTAAAACCAGTTATGAAACTCTTAAGGCCAATTATGAAGCCCTACAACATGACAATGAAGCTCTTCTCAAAGAg ATAAGAGAGTTGCAGGCAAAGCAAAGTGGAGAAAGCACTGAGACAGAGAGCAATGTTTCAGTGAAAGAAGAAGTGATTATATCTGAAAATACTGATAACAAAACACTTGAACAAAGTGAACCAGCTGCAGATCTCAACTATGGATCAGTTGTTGTTGGTGCAACCCTTTTTCCAGACATGAAAGATGGATCATCGGACAGTGATTCCAGTGCTATCTTAAATGAAGACATCATCATCAACACCAAAACCAACAAGGACAATAGCCCTAACAACGCAGCTTTTTCATCATCTGGGGTGTTAGAGCTAGACAGCCAACACCACCTTTTGATATCATCTTCTTCGTCACCAACATCCTCCATGGATTGCTTCAATTTCACAAAAACAAGCTATCAACCCCACCAGTACGTGAAGATGGAAGAACATAATTTCTTCACTGCAGATGAAGCTTGTAATTTCTTTTCAGATGAACAAGCTCCAAGTCTTCATTGGTATTCTCCTGAACAATGGAACTAA